TCCTGATCCTGCCGAGGTACTCCAGATCGCCGTGAAAGAATCTTTTCTCGGTCAGGACCGAGAGGCAGGTTGCGCCGGACTCTTCGTAAACGCGGGCGATCCCCGCCGGATCGAAATCCTCGCGTATGACTCCCTTTGACGGCGAAGCCTTCTTGACCTCGGCGATGAGCAGAATATCGGCCCCTGCTGCAAGGGCCTTGCCGAATCCGCGCACCGGTCCGGCATCGGCCGCCCTGGCCCTGATGTCGGCAAGGGGGAATTGGCGCTTCGCCTCCGCAAGTTCCTCCCGCTTGTGCGCGATGATGTCGTCGAGGATCATGATGGATCATGAACCACGGGTAAACGCAGGTGGACCCAGGCAGAAAAGGTGAGCCTTGACCCGTTCTTGGTCATTTCTCTCCCCATTTCTTTGTTACCTGCGTTCCTCAGCGTTCACCTGTGGTTAAAAAATTTTTACGGCTTATTCGTGAACTGCTTCAGCTGCTCGAGCTTCCCCAGAGCCGCTCCGGAGTCGACCGCATCGGCGGCAAGCCTGACCCCCGGCTTCAGGTCGGCCGCCCTGTCTGAAGCAACAAGCGCCGCAGCGGCGTTCATCAGGACGATGTCCCGGCAGGGTCCCTTTTTCCCGGAAAGGACCTCCCGCGTGAGCGCGGCATTGTCCTTCGCGTCGCCGCCCTTGAGGTCGTCGGGTTTGCCGACCGGGAGCCCGAGGTCCGAGGGATGCAGGAAATAGTCCCGCACGTTCCCCTCCCGGTATTCGGAGACCTTCGTCCTGTCCGTGATCGTGATCTCGTCGAGCCCGTCCATGCCGTGCACCACGAACGCATGCCGCGCGCCGAGGTTGCCGAGGGCCCGCGCCAGGAGACCGGTCAGGTCCGCGGCATAGACCCCCATGATCTGGGAGGTCACCTTCGCGGGATTGGTGAGCGGGCCGAGCACGTTGAAGATCGTGCGGATGCCGATCTCCCGCCGCGGGCCGATGGCGTACTTCATCGCCTGATGCATCATCGGCGCGAACAGAAACCCGATCCCGACCTCCCTGATGCACTCCTCGCACCGGTGGGAAGGGATCTCGATGTTCACCCCGAGCGCCTGCAGGACGTCCGCGCTGCCGCTCTTGCTCGAGACCGACCGGTTGCCGTGCTTCGCCACGGTCACGCCGGCCGCCGCCACTACGAAGGCGGCCGTCGTCGAAATATTGAAGGTATGGGCCATGTCGCCGCCCGTTCCGCAGGTGTCCACCTGGTACTTCGCGTCGACCCTGATCGGCACTGCCTTCTCCCGCATGACCCGGGCGGAGCCGGT
The Nitrospirota bacterium genome window above contains:
- the trpD gene encoding anthranilate phosphoribosyltransferase; amino-acid sequence: MIKEAIAKVIAGTNLAEAEAEAVMREIMQGEATDAQIASYITALRMKGETVEEITGSARVMREKAVPIRVDAKYQVDTCGTGGDMAHTFNISTTAAFVVAAAGVTVAKHGNRSVSSKSGSADVLQALGVNIEIPSHRCEECIREVGIGFLFAPMMHQAMKYAIGPRREIGIRTIFNVLGPLTNPAKVTSQIMGVYAADLTGLLARALGNLGARHAFVVHGMDGLDEITITDRTKVSEYREGNVRDYFLHPSDLGLPVGKPDDLKGGDAKDNAALTREVLSGKKGPCRDIVLMNAAAALVASDRAADLKPGVRLAADAVDSGAALGKLEQLKQFTNKP